A single region of the Rhizobium sp. NLR16a genome encodes:
- a CDS encoding metallophosphoesterase: protein MGYMSNYLGRWRQQIPILAGNRKKRARLSFAEGDFAAVYAMSDVHGCYNELVEVHRRIEEDAARIQGPKLIVMLGDYVDRGPDSSAVLEFLSKNPPPGFQRLVLCGNHDAELVKLYRKPAGILEWLGFAGTETLHSYGIDIEHLLQSAAGNETITRVIRNMIPERHIQFLESLPIMVRLGRVVFVHAGVRPGIDLEKQKDNDLMWIRQPFLDEGPQLPVLVIHGHTPGRAPTFGPQRIGIDTAVSATGRLTVLTIKGTRVGLL from the coding sequence ATGGGTTACATGTCTAATTATCTAGGACGGTGGCGACAACAGATACCGATACTGGCCGGCAATCGTAAGAAGCGCGCTCGGTTGAGCTTTGCCGAAGGCGACTTCGCTGCGGTCTACGCCATGAGCGATGTTCACGGATGTTACAACGAGCTCGTCGAGGTGCATCGCCGCATCGAGGAGGATGCAGCACGCATTCAGGGGCCGAAACTCATCGTCATGCTCGGCGATTATGTCGATCGTGGACCCGATTCGAGCGCGGTTCTGGAGTTCCTGAGCAAGAACCCGCCGCCAGGATTTCAGCGCCTGGTTCTTTGCGGCAATCACGATGCTGAACTGGTGAAGCTCTATCGCAAACCGGCTGGTATTCTCGAATGGCTGGGTTTCGCCGGGACGGAGACGCTGCACTCATACGGCATCGATATCGAGCATCTCCTGCAGTCGGCGGCGGGAAATGAAACGATCACCCGCGTCATTCGCAATATGATACCCGAGCGGCATATCCAGTTCCTGGAATCGCTGCCGATCATGGTGCGCCTAGGCAGGGTGGTTTTTGTGCATGCGGGCGTCAGACCCGGCATCGATCTCGAGAAACAAAAAGACAACGACCTGATGTGGATCCGGCAGCCCTTCCTCGACGAAGGACCGCAGCTTCCTGTCCTCGTGATCCACGGACATACTCCGGGGCGAGCCCCGACATTCGGTCCGCAACGCATCGGCATCGACACCGCGGTGTCGGCGACGGGCCGGCTGACCGTACTGACGATCAAGGGGACGAGGGTAGGGCTGCTTTAG
- a CDS encoding transglutaminase-like cysteine peptidase has protein sequence MKKTFVTLLALAFTVGNACSALAAGPAGFARGLTSSSEVSYISEKEKIVPPFAQVLFCAQNPAECRDNNGLAVIALTDKEMLQLKNVNHTVNRTMIGRNDSRNELNGDVWKVNVRSGDCEDFALTKRSRLIAMGWSSRALRIATAYTPSGEGHAVLVVRTDKGDLVLDNRQSSIKNWRDTDLRWDKIQSGTDPYVWYRL, from the coding sequence ATGAAGAAAACCTTCGTTACACTTCTGGCACTGGCTTTTACAGTAGGAAATGCCTGCTCTGCACTTGCGGCCGGCCCCGCAGGTTTCGCCCGCGGCCTGACCAGCAGTTCCGAGGTCAGCTATATCTCCGAAAAAGAAAAGATCGTTCCGCCTTTCGCCCAGGTGCTGTTCTGCGCCCAGAACCCCGCCGAATGCCGCGACAACAACGGTCTGGCGGTCATCGCACTGACGGACAAGGAAATGCTGCAGCTGAAGAATGTGAACCACACGGTCAATCGTACCATGATTGGCCGCAACGATTCCCGCAACGAACTGAACGGCGATGTCTGGAAGGTGAATGTGCGCAGCGGCGACTGCGAAGATTTTGCATTGACCAAGCGCAGCCGGCTGATAGCGATGGGCTGGTCATCGCGCGCCTTGCGGATTGCAACGGCCTATACACCTTCCGGCGAAGGGCATGCCGTCCTCGTGGTCAGAACCGACAAGGGCGACCTGGTCCTCGACAACAGGCAAAGCAGCATCAAGAACTGGCGCGATACAGATCTGCGCTGGGACAAGATCCAATCGGGAACGGACCCGTACGTCTGGTACCGGCTGTAG
- a CDS encoding sugar transporter has protein sequence MARFSVHRKLAYSGIAAAIFVGMTSGAFAAACLGPANLTSIDVGGFTANPAVLLDLSDPLVLSSRVRALVGSSNDALSPVIEQAKKANAAQMAAIGSGLARAANSCQVTDPQFKLVIEKAVAEAASADPNLAPLLAAFAKVLAEGGTAALGPGASAAAAAPGIGNDGQVGQTGPGSDDGTPFDGAATTAGTLIVSNADSDSSSSTTTTTTFVSTNGGGQSSADTTESTSQSVPVTQ, from the coding sequence ATGGCAAGGTTTAGTGTTCATCGTAAACTTGCATATAGCGGAATTGCCGCGGCAATTTTTGTCGGCATGACGTCGGGCGCCTTTGCGGCTGCTTGCCTGGGTCCTGCAAACCTGACTTCCATTGATGTCGGCGGATTTACGGCCAATCCCGCCGTTCTGCTCGATCTGTCCGATCCGTTGGTTCTGTCGTCGCGTGTTCGTGCGCTGGTCGGAAGCAGCAACGACGCGCTGTCGCCGGTGATCGAGCAGGCCAAGAAGGCGAATGCCGCACAGATGGCGGCCATCGGCTCCGGTCTCGCGCGGGCGGCAAACAGTTGCCAGGTGACAGATCCGCAATTCAAGCTGGTTATCGAAAAGGCTGTCGCCGAGGCGGCGAGCGCCGATCCGAACCTCGCGCCGCTGCTTGCTGCCTTTGCAAAGGTCCTGGCCGAAGGCGGGACCGCGGCGCTCGGCCCCGGCGCAAGTGCCGCCGCAGCAGCACCCGGCATCGGCAATGATGGGCAGGTTGGACAAACCGGCCCGGGGTCGGACGATGGCACGCCTTTCGACGGCGCTGCGACGACTGCCGGTACGCTGATAGTTTCGAACGCAGATTCCGACTCGTCTTCGAGCACTACTACCACTACTACGTTTGTCAGCACGAATGGGGGAGGACAGTCGTCCGCTGACACGACGGAGTCGACGAGTCAGAGCGTCCCGGTCACACAATAG
- a CDS encoding UDP-glucose/GDP-mannose dehydrogenase family protein, giving the protein MRITMIGSGYVGLVSGVCFADFGHDVICVDKDLSKIEALREGRIPIYEPGLDQLVAENTSTGRLSFSTDVGESVRGADVVFIAVGTPSRRGDGHADLSYVYAAAREIATYVEGFTVIVTKSTVPVGTGDEVERIVRETNPSADVAVVSNPEFLREGAAIEDFKRPDRIVVGLNDDRARETMTEVYRPLYLNQAPLVFTSRRTSELIKYAANAFLAMKITFINEIADLCERVDANVQDVSRGIGLDGRIGSKFLHAGPGYGGSCFPKDTLALAKTAQDYDAPVRLIETTISINDNRKRAMGRKVISAVGGDIRGKKVAILGLTFKPNTDDMRDSPAIAIIQTLQDAGAQVVGYDPEGMDNARKVIENIEYANGPYEAAADADAIVIVTEWNQFRALDFNRLKQSMRAPVLVDLRNIYRSDEIRKHGFTYTGIGTNLYQDA; this is encoded by the coding sequence ATGCGCATCACGATGATTGGATCAGGCTATGTCGGCCTCGTTTCAGGCGTTTGCTTTGCGGATTTCGGCCACGACGTCATCTGCGTCGACAAGGATCTGAGTAAGATCGAGGCTCTTCGCGAGGGCCGCATTCCGATCTACGAGCCGGGTCTCGATCAACTGGTTGCCGAAAACACCAGCACCGGCCGCCTGTCGTTTTCGACGGATGTCGGCGAAAGCGTTCGTGGCGCCGACGTTGTGTTCATCGCGGTCGGAACGCCGTCTCGTCGCGGCGACGGCCATGCCGATCTCTCCTACGTCTACGCGGCTGCGCGCGAGATTGCCACCTATGTGGAAGGCTTCACAGTCATCGTCACCAAGTCGACGGTGCCGGTCGGCACTGGAGACGAGGTCGAGCGCATCGTGCGGGAAACCAATCCTTCGGCTGACGTCGCCGTCGTCTCCAATCCCGAATTCCTGCGTGAAGGCGCGGCGATCGAGGATTTCAAGCGTCCTGATCGGATCGTCGTCGGACTGAACGACGACCGGGCACGCGAGACCATGACCGAAGTCTATCGTCCGCTTTACCTCAACCAGGCTCCCCTGGTCTTCACGAGCCGCCGCACCTCCGAGCTCATCAAATATGCGGCTAACGCCTTCCTGGCCATGAAGATCACCTTCATCAACGAGATCGCCGATCTCTGCGAAAGGGTCGACGCAAACGTCCAGGACGTTTCGCGCGGCATCGGCCTTGACGGCCGTATCGGCTCCAAGTTCCTGCATGCCGGTCCGGGTTACGGCGGTTCGTGCTTCCCCAAGGATACGCTTGCCCTTGCCAAGACGGCGCAGGATTACGACGCACCGGTCCGTCTGATCGAAACGACGATCTCGATCAACGACAACCGCAAGCGGGCAATGGGCCGCAAGGTCATTTCGGCGGTCGGCGGAGACATTCGCGGCAAGAAAGTCGCCATCCTCGGACTGACCTTCAAACCGAATACCGACGACATGCGCGACAGCCCGGCCATCGCCATCATTCAGACGCTGCAGGACGCCGGCGCCCAGGTCGTCGGCTATGATCCAGAGGGTATGGACAATGCCCGCAAGGTCATCGAGAACATCGAATATGCGAACGGCCCTTACGAAGCCGCGGCCGACGCCGATGCCATCGTCATCGTCACCGAATGGAACCAGTTCCGCGCACTCGATTTCAATCGCCTGAAGCAGTCGATGCGCGCTCCGGTCCTGGTCGATCTGCGCAACATCTATCGCAGCGACGAAATCCGCAAACACGGCTTTACCTATACCGGTATCGGCACCAATCTTTACCAGGACGCCTGA
- a CDS encoding KTSC domain-containing protein, which produces MIRNLRSKTAGCKVETAVDSKLIEAISYDEDSRHLRVYLTNGQRREYEGVPKGVVVGLTMAESPGNFYMKAIRGKYPHRP; this is translated from the coding sequence TTGATCAGGAATCTGAGATCCAAAACTGCGGGGTGCAAAGTGGAAACTGCGGTTGATTCGAAACTTATCGAGGCGATCAGCTACGACGAAGACAGCCGGCATCTACGGGTCTATCTGACCAACGGCCAGAGACGAGAATATGAAGGTGTCCCCAAAGGCGTCGTCGTCGGTTTGACGATGGCAGAATCGCCGGGGAATTTTTACATGAAGGCAATAAGGGGCAAATATCCTCATCGCCCCTGA
- a CDS encoding polysaccharide biosynthesis/export family protein: MGCFPVGSTRVAIVVALTSILASCTSLPRSGPDHKDVDRGAAVKVTTKERRVGIDYALVDLSKNVLSYFTSPQPTSFKGFGGGRGGAPEIPLGYGDVVEVAIFEAQSGGLFIPSDAGSRPGNYISLPAQTIDRNGTITIPYAGRVPAAGRLKETVEQDVEDRLASRAIEPQVVITTTTNRSSQVAVLGDVNNPQRVQISPAGERILDVISAAGGLTTNNIETNVTLQRRGRTATVAYNTLLKNPAENIYVAPDDTISVDHERRTYLALGAAGVSGRFDFEESDLTLGEAIAKAGGLRDDRADPAQVLLYRLLPRKTLAAMHVDTTRFAGDTVPVIIRANLRDPATLFAAQQFKMEDKDIIYISNSDSVELVKFLDIVNSVSSTVAGVSDDARDTRNAVQELGN, from the coding sequence ATGGGTTGTTTTCCTGTCGGTAGTACACGCGTCGCCATTGTTGTAGCGCTAACGAGTATTTTGGCAAGCTGCACGTCCTTGCCAAGATCCGGTCCAGATCACAAAGATGTCGATCGAGGGGCCGCGGTAAAGGTAACAACGAAGGAGCGTCGCGTCGGTATCGACTACGCCCTGGTTGACCTCAGCAAGAACGTCCTGTCCTATTTCACCTCTCCGCAACCGACCTCCTTCAAGGGTTTTGGCGGTGGGCGCGGTGGAGCGCCTGAAATTCCGCTCGGTTATGGCGATGTCGTCGAGGTTGCGATTTTCGAAGCTCAGTCCGGCGGTCTCTTCATTCCCTCCGACGCCGGTAGCCGGCCCGGCAATTATATCTCTCTGCCGGCGCAGACCATCGATAGAAACGGAACGATCACGATCCCCTATGCGGGTCGCGTTCCGGCTGCGGGTCGCCTGAAGGAGACCGTCGAGCAGGATGTCGAAGATCGTCTGGCCAGCCGCGCAATCGAGCCGCAGGTGGTTATCACCACGACAACCAACCGCTCCAGTCAGGTGGCCGTGCTTGGTGACGTCAACAATCCGCAACGCGTTCAGATCAGCCCGGCCGGTGAGCGCATCCTCGACGTCATTTCCGCCGCGGGTGGTTTGACGACCAATAACATTGAAACGAATGTGACGCTGCAGCGCCGCGGCAGAACGGCGACCGTCGCCTACAATACGCTGTTGAAAAATCCGGCGGAGAATATCTATGTCGCGCCGGATGACACGATCTCGGTCGATCATGAGCGCCGTACCTATCTCGCGCTCGGCGCCGCCGGCGTCAGCGGCCGGTTCGATTTCGAAGAGTCGGATCTGACTCTCGGGGAGGCCATCGCGAAGGCGGGCGGCCTGCGCGACGACCGAGCGGACCCAGCCCAGGTTCTGCTCTATCGCCTTCTCCCGAGGAAGACGCTTGCGGCGATGCATGTAGATACGACGCGGTTTGCGGGCGATACGGTTCCCGTGATTATCCGCGCCAATCTTCGTGATCCGGCCACCCTGTTTGCCGCTCAGCAATTCAAGATGGAAGACAAGGATATTATCTATATTTCCAATTCGGACTCTGTCGAATTGGTCAAGTTCCTTGACATCGTAAACTCGGTATCGTCCACTGTCGCCGGCGTGTCGGACGACGCACGCGATACCCGTAATGCGGTGCAAGAACTCGGAAATTAA
- a CDS encoding O-antigen ligase family protein produces the protein MLSNLINRQVLRETILVAFIGLVILTLIPFGSVTPLPFAFAAIGMFALAIVSILLFAEPIQSRWVFKIALLLLVVLASWAFIQTIELPANWLANPAWGAARDLAGVQYAAISVEPADTLASILRVALPFVTFLTGLILCDTDQRARKVLTSLGLAAGGIAVFGLLQFSMFPTILIVIEKHAYLDSLTAVFVNRNTAATFLGLGTLLMLTLVRDNARSYSVHPPGEPGRNLLLLRTWIYILLLCACFTALMLSRSRAGIFATFVAALIYFPWLALNWKSSSQHLTPVSKWRSVVKFLSAVIFVVLLLSMFAGQAILRAQERRLEDDDRFCILPGIWRAISDHWLTGTGLGTFRTVFSAYRDPACGIFGIFDRAHNFYLEGILGLGIMFPVATFLVFAVLAKVFRRGLSDRRRLRHYVLLGIAGTVLVALHAAVDFSLQIPGFAVFFSAFLSAVVAISLGRSRGEIDRQYG, from the coding sequence ATGTTATCCAACCTCATCAACAGGCAGGTCTTGCGGGAGACGATTCTCGTTGCCTTCATCGGCCTGGTGATATTGACGCTCATTCCTTTTGGGAGTGTCACACCTTTGCCCTTCGCCTTCGCCGCAATCGGAATGTTTGCTCTCGCGATCGTTTCGATATTGCTGTTTGCCGAGCCAATACAAAGCAGGTGGGTGTTCAAGATCGCCTTGCTTTTGCTCGTCGTGCTGGCGAGCTGGGCATTCATCCAAACGATTGAACTGCCGGCCAACTGGCTGGCAAACCCCGCCTGGGGCGCTGCGCGCGATCTGGCGGGCGTCCAATATGCGGCGATCTCCGTCGAGCCGGCCGACACGCTTGCGTCGATACTCAGGGTGGCCCTGCCTTTCGTGACTTTTCTGACCGGACTTATCTTGTGCGATACCGATCAACGAGCGCGGAAAGTGCTCACCAGCCTGGGGCTCGCGGCGGGGGGCATCGCTGTTTTCGGCCTGCTGCAATTTTCGATGTTTCCCACCATCCTGATCGTCATAGAGAAACACGCCTACCTCGACAGCCTGACGGCCGTCTTCGTCAACCGCAATACGGCCGCGACTTTCCTCGGGCTAGGAACGTTGCTCATGCTGACGCTGGTCAGGGACAATGCCCGGTCTTACTCAGTCCATCCGCCCGGCGAACCAGGCCGAAACCTTCTGCTCTTGAGAACGTGGATCTATATTCTGCTTCTATGCGCATGTTTCACCGCGTTGATGCTGAGCCGATCACGCGCCGGAATATTCGCGACCTTTGTCGCCGCGCTCATTTATTTTCCCTGGCTTGCCCTCAATTGGAAGAGTTCAAGTCAACATTTAACACCGGTGTCGAAATGGCGTTCGGTAGTGAAGTTTCTCTCGGCGGTCATTTTCGTCGTCCTGTTGCTGAGCATGTTTGCAGGGCAGGCGATTTTGCGCGCGCAGGAACGGCGGCTCGAGGATGATGATCGTTTCTGTATTCTGCCCGGCATATGGCGTGCCATTTCGGATCACTGGCTAACGGGAACCGGCCTTGGAACCTTCCGCACCGTGTTTTCCGCCTACCGCGATCCCGCCTGCGGCATCTTCGGGATTTTTGACCGTGCACACAATTTCTACCTCGAAGGCATTCTGGGTCTGGGGATAATGTTTCCGGTTGCGACGTTTCTTGTTTTCGCAGTGCTTGCGAAAGTTTTCCGGCGCGGGCTCTCCGACAGGCGGCGCCTGCGACATTATGTTCTGCTCGGCATAGCGGGGACGGTTCTGGTCGCCCTTCATGCCGCGGTCGATTTTTCGCTGCAAATCCCTGGTTTCGCGGTATTTTTTTCCGCATTCCTGAGCGCCGTCGTTGCGATCAGCCTCGGCCGCAGTCGCGGCGAAATCGATCGGCAATATGGGTGA